The sequence GACGGTGCTGTCCGTGCCCGCAGCTAGGTCAGAAGCCGGGATGGTGAGTAGCTGTACGGTGGCGTCGGCAGAAGAGCCGTTAACGGTCACATTACAAGTAGTGTCGGTCACTTCACCCAAAAAGGTGATGGTGCCGCCGGTGCTGGCCATTGCGGCCAAAGGAAGGGCTAGAGACAGGGCTAAAAGGGTTTTCTGTAGTTTGTTCATGGTGATGCCTTTCGTAAGTTAAGTCATAATTAAATAAGGATGTTGTTTGCTGTGTGTTTCAGCTGTTGCGTTTTGCTGAGGTGATAATAGGATATAAATGGATGCTGAAATACGGTCCATTTAGTTAAATAGGGTAAGTTTTGGTTATGTATTTTTAATTTTTGTTAACCATTTTTAGTTGTTTGGCATGATGATTTCTGTGTGGAAGAAAGGGCGGGCACGAAGATAAAGGCATGAGGCAGGGTGGCTAGGGCTGAATCGAAGAGAAGTAGCGCGTTAATTTTTGTTGGCGTTTGGTTGATTTCTGTGAAGACGATCGATTTTTTTGTATAAAATGATGGTTGTTTGCGGCATTCTTTGTATTTTTTAAACAACGCCAGTTTGGTGTATCGGTACGCTTTATTAATAGGTCGGGGTGAGGTAGGGCAGGTGTGTACCGACTAGATAGACGTAAAGCAGAAAGTCGAGCGAGCTCGACCATTTATGCGATAATGTGCTCGGGCATAAAGGCCTGAACAAAAGGACGTGTATGAACCGATTCACCACGCTTGGGCTGCTGGCGGCGATATTGAGCCTACAAGGCTGCTTGAGCATCACCCACTATGCTCAGACGCGGCCGGTTGAGGTGGTGTTGCGGTTTGACTATCAAGACGGCGAGGGGCGTGACTGGGCGATGAGCCAAGATTTTGGCTTCAGTGCCGCTCAGCAGCTACTGAATGCCCAAACCTGTCACCGTTTAATGGGGTCGTGGCCCTGCGATCGAAGCATACGGGCCCTATACAGTGCCGAGCACGGGCCTTTAGATGAGGCCGGGCAAATCAAGGTGGTGCTGCGTTCGGCCGGTCCTATTGGTGATCATCCGACCACTTATTGTATTCAAGGGCAGGGCTATACGTTTATTCCCGGGCCGTGGCAGCCTGGGCCTTTTCAGGCCAATCAGGTGGTGCGTATTCACTATAAAATCAGCCGTAACGATCAGGCCTGCCGAGATGGACAGGGCGTGGCGCCAGCGTGGTGGCCAGGGAAAGACGTTTTTTAAAGTATCCTAAAAGTATCTTGGTCATGCTGATGGCGTAGGCGTTACGCAGCGAATGGCTGGGTTTTGTTGATGATGAAAAGGTTTGATGATGAATCCTGTGATGGTTTATTTAGCGTTGGGTGTGGCCATTGTGGCGGAAGTGATAGGCACGTCCTTATTGCCGCATACCAAAGAATTTACTCGTCCGTTGCCGACGGTGGTGATGGTGTTGATGTATGGCGTGGCGTTTTATCTGTTATCGCACGTGATTCGCACCGTGCCGGTCGGCATCGCTTACGCGATTTGGTCTGGTTTGGGGATTGTGTTGATTGCGGCCGTGAATTACTTTGTGCTCAAGCAAACTTTAGACGTGCCGGCAATGATGGGTTTAGGCCTGATTATTGCGGGGGTGTTGGTGATCAATTTATTCTCGAAAAGCGTTAGCCATTGATGGGCTTGGGGTGAGTGCACGGTGGTTTGATGGCCAACAAACCATGATTTATTCACGGTCATCAATATGCTCACATTCCTAAATGTAAAATCCACCTCGGCCACGCCCCACGGACCCACCATTAAAAAGCCCCTAGCGAATCGCTTCGCTAGGGGCTTTTTGACGTCTGTGCGTTACGCTTCTTGCGGCAAGGGCGGTACGGTGATGCGGCGCTTGTCCAAAAGAGCGACCAAGAAGAACGTCACACTGCATAAAATCCACTCTAAATAGATCGGATGGTTGATGAAGGGCAGCGTGGTTTTAAAAAACTCAGGTACGGCCGGAATGAATTGCCAAGCGGCGAGGCCAATGATGCCCACGGCCGTGGTCCAGATGGCGCTGCTTTTACGGCACCATTGCGGCTTAAACATCAGCATCAGAAACACCAAAGTAAAGGCGGTGGTGAGGCTGAGGCCAATCATCATGGTTTTGACGATTTCTGAAGCTTGGAAGGCCAAGAACAGGGTAAAGGCGCCAATGACGGCTACTGACAAGCGGCTGATGAGGTTAAGCCGTTGCTCGCTGGCCTGAGGTGCCAGCATATTGTGGTAAATGTCGCGGGTGAATAAGGTGCTGGAGCCCATCAAAATGGTGCAGGCGGTCGAGACGTCGGCGGCCCAAAGGGCAGACAGCACGATGCCAGCGATTAAGGGCGGCAGCGACATGATGATGTGGGGCAAAGCCAGCGTCGGCATCAAGTCGGGGAATTGTACTTTGGCGACAATGCCCAATACGGCGCAGAAAAACCCGATCGGGAAAATCAAGGCAGCGCCCCAAATATAGCCTTTTTTGGCCGTGGCCGTGTCTTTGGCGCTACAGGCAATCTGTACCGTGCCTTGGCCGCTGATGGCCTGGGTCATCATCACCACAAACCAGCCGATGAGGGTGGCCAAGGGTAAGGTGCCTTGAAGTGAAAACCAATGATCGCCTGGCGGCAGTTGGGCGGCGATATTGCTGAAGCCGCCGGCATTGGTAACGGCCAAAATAGTGGCGGCGATGATGCCAAAATAAATTAAGGCCACGCTTAGAATATTAGATAGGCCGCTAGACCACAGGCCGCCAATCAAGGCGATGCCGATGAACACCACGGCGCTGACCATCATGCCAGACTTAAAGCTAAAAAATTCGGGCAAGAGGGTAGATAAAATTGCACCACCGGCCAAATATTGGAGCGAGGCGATCATCATCAAAACGATTAAGATCGCCACAGCGCTGATCAGGCGGCTGGTCTTGCCAAAATAACGCTCAAACAATTCCGGCAGAGAGCTGACGTTGAGGCGGCGATATTTTTCTGCCGCGACTAGGCCCATGGCCAGCGCGCCAGCGGCCCATGCACCGTTATACCAGCCAGCAGAGAGGCCATTATTGTAGGCACTTTCCGCCACGCCTACGGTGGAGGCGGCGCCGACGGCTAGGCCGGCCACGCTAACCGCGATCAGCGGTGTGGTCATTTTACGGCCAGCCAAGAGAAAGGCAGAGGCGCTGCCTTTGGCCAAGCGGCTAGCGTAGGCGCTGATGATGAAGAGGGCGCCAATGTAGAGGCACAAAATCAAAAAAGGGATATTGCTGAACACTGAGGCGGTGGTGGAACCCATAAAAAATCCGTACGTGATTGAGTCAGTCAAGAAAGAGAGTGAGTATAAATGAGGATGATTCTTTTAGCCATAACTAACTAATAAATGAAAATTGGCCGCAGATCATGTTTTTGAATTGGCTTTAATGAATTTTATCAGCAATATTATGCTATTTTTGTTTGTTGGTTGGCTGAAAAATATAGTGCTTGCTTATGGGTTGGCGTTTTAAGTGAAATCAGCGGGGGGATGTTGTCAGAAAGTGTGCCGACTCGGCATCAAAAAACCGCGCTGGGCGCGGTTGGGCTTTAGTGGGTGTGATCGGCATCGGCCTGAGCCAGGCTGTTGAGGATGGGGCAGTTAGGATCGTCGCTGCCGCTGCAGTATTGCGTCCACGTCTTTAGGGTGTTGGCCATTTCCTGTAGCTGTTTGGCCTTGTCTTCGAGTAGGCTGATGTGTTCTTGAGCCAGCTTTTTAACGTCGGCGCTGGCGCGGTGCTGATCGTGCCACAGCGTCATTAAGGCCTCGATTTGTTTGAGTGAAAAGCCGAGGTCGCGGGCGCGTTTAATAAAGCTTAGGGCTGCCACGTGTCGGTCTTGATAGACACGATAATCGGCCTCGGTGCGCGGCACGTCAGGCAGCAAACCGAGTTCTTCGTATCGGCGGATCATTTTGGCGCTTAATTGGGTGAGCGTAGCCACTTGAGAGATGTTCATGGCTTTATTTTACAATCAATTAGCCTAAGCGCCAATATGGCTGTGATGATTCGGTTGCGGCATTTTGTCCAATGGCTTAAATGTGGCGGCAGCCTTGCTGGGACGGGCGTTAGCCGCTTTAGGGCAAGGGCGGCTAAGGCGCTGGCGTAAAATCAGCATGACAGTTTCGGTGGCGCACGCTAACATTGGGGCACGTTTTGAATCTCGAGAAAGACTGCTTGTGAAACAGGCCTTTGATTTTGATGTATTGGCAACCGTAGACTTAGGGTCAAACAGCTTTAGATTGCAGATTAGCCGTAAAGAGGGCACGCAGCTGTTTGTGATTGACTCACTTAAAGAAATGGTTCGCTTTGGCGCCGGCCTGGGTAAGGATAAATACCTGACTGAAGAGTCGCAGGAGCGCGCATTGTCGTGCTTGGCTAAGTTTGGCGAACGCCTGCGTGGCTTTGCTACACCGCAGGTTAGGGTGGTGGCGACGAATACTTTTCGGGTGGCCAAAAATATCGGCCCCTTTTTAGAGCGGG comes from Neisseriaceae bacterium CLB008 and encodes:
- a CDS encoding multidrug efflux SMR transporter, whose amino-acid sequence is MMVYLALGVAIVAEVIGTSLLPHTKEFTRPLPTVVMVLMYGVAFYLLSHVIRTVPVGIAYAIWSGLGIVLIAAVNYFVLKQTLDVPAMMGLGLIIAGVLVINLFSKSVSH
- a CDS encoding sodium:solute symporter family protein; translated protein: MGSTTASVFSNIPFLILCLYIGALFIISAYASRLAKGSASAFLLAGRKMTTPLIAVSVAGLAVGAASTVGVAESAYNNGLSAGWYNGAWAAGALAMGLVAAEKYRRLNVSSLPELFERYFGKTSRLISAVAILIVLMMIASLQYLAGGAILSTLLPEFFSFKSGMMVSAVVFIGIALIGGLWSSGLSNILSVALIYFGIIAATILAVTNAGGFSNIAAQLPPGDHWFSLQGTLPLATLIGWFVVMMTQAISGQGTVQIACSAKDTATAKKGYIWGAALIFPIGFFCAVLGIVAKVQFPDLMPTLALPHIIMSLPPLIAGIVLSALWAADVSTACTILMGSSTLFTRDIYHNMLAPQASEQRLNLISRLSVAVIGAFTLFLAFQASEIVKTMMIGLSLTTAFTLVFLMLMFKPQWCRKSSAIWTTAVGIIGLAAWQFIPAVPEFFKTTLPFINHPIYLEWILCSVTFFLVALLDKRRITVPPLPQEA
- the cueR gene encoding Cu(I)-responsive transcriptional regulator, encoding MNISQVATLTQLSAKMIRRYEELGLLPDVPRTEADYRVYQDRHVAALSFIKRARDLGFSLKQIEALMTLWHDQHRASADVKKLAQEHISLLEDKAKQLQEMANTLKTWTQYCSGSDDPNCPILNSLAQADADHTH